A single region of the Eublepharis macularius isolate TG4126 chromosome 14, MPM_Emac_v1.0, whole genome shotgun sequence genome encodes:
- the LOC129342254 gene encoding uncharacterized protein LOC129342254 isoform X1 yields the protein MSRLQGKEDQDAQGVENAEKRDLDCANDPGCQPWKNVEAEAREETAPSASSETPLPEPQESDYFPSVSLAAFLALVFILVSLFLLSHDKGHVPLHDCLALRPNKACPHESSLEFLCCLFPDQPESAWQTLQLYVYEQHVGSHPGRAWILAAVELGDTRGALLCLAKATLSLLTDGRATRAHFPEQRSAWLPWMDFLENGSCGISTANIYVGRSLVPYGVMVSLQSSSDGKWLATTINLALLLNGSGEAREEL from the exons ATGTCACGGCTCCAAGGTAAAG AAGATCAAGATGCCCAAGGAGTGGAGAATGCTGAGAAGAGGGACTTAGACTGTGCAAATGATCCCGGCTGTCAACCCTGGAAGAATGTGGAGGCCGAGGCCAGAGAGGAGACAGCTCCTTCCGCATCCTCAGAAACGCCTTTGCCAGAACCACAGGAGTCCGACTACTTCCCGTCTGTTTCCCTTGCTGCCTTCTTGGCCCTTGTTTTCATCCTTGTGTCTCTGTTCCTGCTTTCCCACGACAAGGGCCACGTGCCTTTGCACGACTGCTTGGCCTTGAGGCCCAACAAGGCATGCCCACATGAAAGCAGCCTGGAGTTCCTTTGTTGCCTCTTCCCAGACCAGCCAGAATCAGCATGGCAGACTCTCCAGCTGTATGTGTATGAGCAGCATGTGGGGAGTCATCCCGGCAGGGCTTGGATCCTGGCTGCAGTGGAGCTGGGCGATACCAGGGGAGCCCTGTTGTGCCTCGCAAAGGCAACTCTATCACTGCTGACGGATGGCCGTGCCACGAGAGCTCACTTTCCTGAGCAGAGGAGTGCCTGGCTTCCCTGGATGGACTTCCTAGAGAATGGGTCATGCGGGATTTCCACCGCTAATATCTACGTGGGACGCAGTCTCGTACCATATGGGGTGATGGTTTCCCTGCAGAGCTCCTCGGATGGGAAATGGTTGGCCACCACGATCAACCTTGCCCTATTGCTGAATGGTTCAGGAGAAGCTCGGGAAGAGCTGTGA
- the LOC129342254 gene encoding uncharacterized protein LOC129342254 isoform X2 — protein MSRLQGKDQDAQGVENAEKRDLDCANDPGCQPWKNVEAEAREETAPSASSETPLPEPQESDYFPSVSLAAFLALVFILVSLFLLSHDKGHVPLHDCLALRPNKACPHESSLEFLCCLFPDQPESAWQTLQLYVYEQHVGSHPGRAWILAAVELGDTRGALLCLAKATLSLLTDGRATRAHFPEQRSAWLPWMDFLENGSCGISTANIYVGRSLVPYGVMVSLQSSSDGKWLATTINLALLLNGSGEAREEL, from the exons ATGTCACGGCTCCAAGGTAAAG ATCAAGATGCCCAAGGAGTGGAGAATGCTGAGAAGAGGGACTTAGACTGTGCAAATGATCCCGGCTGTCAACCCTGGAAGAATGTGGAGGCCGAGGCCAGAGAGGAGACAGCTCCTTCCGCATCCTCAGAAACGCCTTTGCCAGAACCACAGGAGTCCGACTACTTCCCGTCTGTTTCCCTTGCTGCCTTCTTGGCCCTTGTTTTCATCCTTGTGTCTCTGTTCCTGCTTTCCCACGACAAGGGCCACGTGCCTTTGCACGACTGCTTGGCCTTGAGGCCCAACAAGGCATGCCCACATGAAAGCAGCCTGGAGTTCCTTTGTTGCCTCTTCCCAGACCAGCCAGAATCAGCATGGCAGACTCTCCAGCTGTATGTGTATGAGCAGCATGTGGGGAGTCATCCCGGCAGGGCTTGGATCCTGGCTGCAGTGGAGCTGGGCGATACCAGGGGAGCCCTGTTGTGCCTCGCAAAGGCAACTCTATCACTGCTGACGGATGGCCGTGCCACGAGAGCTCACTTTCCTGAGCAGAGGAGTGCCTGGCTTCCCTGGATGGACTTCCTAGAGAATGGGTCATGCGGGATTTCCACCGCTAATATCTACGTGGGACGCAGTCTCGTACCATATGGGGTGATGGTTTCCCTGCAGAGCTCCTCGGATGGGAAATGGTTGGCCACCACGATCAACCTTGCCCTATTGCTGAATGGTTCAGGAGAAGCTCGGGAAGAGCTGTGA